The following is a genomic window from Deltaproteobacteria bacterium.
TTTCTTTTGGGGAGCGAAAAGAGGCTTTTTGAAACCCATTATACGCTCGTCTGTTTTTTCGACGACATCAGCGGCCTGCGCGAGGGGGCCACGGTGCAACTGGCGGGGATTCATGTGGGGACGGTCCGCGAGATTCTCTTCGAGGAAAAAATCGAAAAGAAAAAGGTCAAACTGGTTTTAAAGTTGAGCAAACGGTATCAAAGCCGAATCCGCGCCGATTCAAAGGCCACCATCATGACGCAGGGGCTTTTGGGGGACAAAATGGTCTTTGTCAGCGTGGGAAGCGCCGAGGCCAAAATTTTAAAGGATGGCGACATTCTTCCCTCCGAGTCGCCGACCGGTTTTGCCGAGGTTCTGCAGAGGGGGGATGTCCTCCTGCAAAACGTCAACGACATCGCCGAGGACTTGAAGGAAATCGTGAAAGAGGTGCGCGAGGGAAAGGGGACGATCCATGGCCTGGTCTACGACCCCCACGGGGAGGAGCTGGTGTCCGATATCAAAATGGTGGCCGAAAACCTCGCGGAGGCAAGCAGACATGCGGCCGGCATCACCGGTAAAATCAACCGCGGCGAGGGGACCCTGGGGGCGCTGGTCAACGACGCCTCGCTGTATAACGACATGAAAACCCTTTTGGGCAAGGCCAACCGCAACAAGCTCATCCAGACGGTGGTCCGCTATACCCTTAAAACCAGGGACGAAAAGCTCCTGAAAACCGACTCAAAATAAAAAATAAGCGGCCCGGGCGATTTGTGTTTGTTGAGTCTTCCTTAAATCCTCCTTTTATATTTATTCCTACAAAAATAAATTGACTTACTAATTAAAATATGTTCTACTTATTTATGTGAGTATAACACAAAAACCGGATACGGTTTCCTTTACGGTCAAGGGGCAGGTGGTTATTCCCCGATGGCTTCGCAAAGAATACGAAATTGAGGAAGGAACGCGGGCAACGGTCTATCCAACCGATGAAGGTATTTTAATAAAACCCATTACCGCCAGGCATATCAGGAGCCTTCGAGGATCTCTAAGGGGGTCCAGGGCAATGGATGTCTTTCTTGCCGAACGGAAACGGGAACGGGATTTCTAAGGCGGCAGGGCCGCCAACCAAATGGTCCGAATGGATCTTCAAACGGTCTGCAAACTTCTTCGCAAAATGCGCAGAAGTTGCAGGGTAAGAATCTAAATGGCCGCCAAAGTCCTGGACAGTTGGGCGCTTATGGCGTTCTTTAACGACGAGCCTTCCGCTGAAGAAGTGGAAAAGCTTCTTGTGAAGGCCTCTGAAGACAAGCACAAACTGCTCTTGAGTGTCGTCAACTGGGGTGAGATTTATTACTCCGTGATGAGAGGCGGCTCTCAACGGCTTGCGGAGCAGAAAGCCCATGAAATAGCCGGTTTGCCGATCGAACTTGTCCCGGTCGCGGAAGATTTGGAATTGGCGCGACAAGCCGCCGTCTTTAAGGCAACCAAAAAAATGTCTTATGCGGACTGTTTTGCGGCCGCGCTGGCCAAGATACGAAATATTGCGTTAATTACCGGCGATCGGGAATTTAAAGAAGTTGAAAAAGAAATAAAAGTGACCTGGCTGAAATAGTTTTTAGGCTGAAAAAATCCCGGAAAAATAACTATTGTTGCCCCCCCTCCCAACTGATAAAATATCAGTATAAGCATGACGCGTTACATCAATTCTTTTCGGTGAGATTGTTCCGTCAGAGATCAGTCGATTCAAGACTGTTCTTTAAAAAAATCCATAGCCCAATTTGAATTTTTGTTATTCGGTTATTTTTAACCCGACGAAATTTTTTAACCTGGAGGAAAAAATATGATCTCGGAAAAACAGCTTTTGCAGTTGATTCAGGATGCCGAGGAGATCAAGAATTTCAAGGAGCTCAACTGGCGCGGCAGTTTCGCCGACTACCTGGGGATTTTCATGAAAAATCCCAGGGTGTCGAGGAGCGCCTATCAGCGCCTCTACGACATGGTGGTCTCCCACGGCACCGAGGAATACAAGGAACACAAAAAAACCATCGTCAAATACAAATTTTTCAACGACCCCTACGACGGCGGCCGGGACGGCATCTTCGGCCTCGATCTGCACTTGATGAAGCTCGTCAACGTCTTCAAGGCGGCCGCCCGCCACTACGGTCCGGAAAAGCGGGTCCTCCTTTTGCACGGGCCGGTGGGGAGCTCCAAATCGACCATTGTCCGCCTGCTGAAAAAAGGGCTGGAACATTACTCGCGCACCCCCGAGGGGGCCCTTTTCACCTTTTCGTGGGTCAAAAAGGGAGGCAACGGCGCGAACAATAAACAGTTGGACGTCGTCTTCGGCAACGGCGATGTCATCAACTGCCCCATGCATGAGGAGCCTTTGCACCTTGTCTCGTTCAAGGCCCGTGACAAGCTCCTGTCCGAGGTCAACAAGGCCCTTTCCGCCGAAGAAAAAATTTACGTCGACGGCGATCTCTGCCCCTCCTGCAGGTACATCTACAATGCCCTGTTTGCCCTCTACGAGGGGGACTTCAACAAGGTGATGGGCCATGTGGAGGTGCGTCGGCTGATTCTCTCCGAAAAAGACCGCGTCGGCGTCGGGACCTTTCAGCCCAAGGACGAAAAAAATCAGGACTCCACCGAACTCACCGGCGACATCAATTACCGCAAAATCGCAGAATATGGATCCGAATCGGACCCGCGGGCCTTCAACTTCGATGGCGAATTCAACATCGCCAACCGGGGGTTGATTGAATTCATCGAGGTCCTGAAGCTCGACGTGGCGTTTCTCTACGATCTTCTGGGGGCGAGCCAGGAGCACAAGGTGAAGCCCAAAAAATTCGCCCAGACCGACATCGACGAGGTGATTGTGGGGCATACCAACGAGCCGGAATACCGCAAACTGCAAAACAACGAATACATGGAGGCCCTGCGCGACCGGACGGTGAAGATCGACATCCCCTACATCACCAAGCTTAAAGAAGAGCAGAAGATCTACTACAAGGATTATTCGCCGGACAAAATCAGGGGGAAACATATCGCCCCGCACACCATGGAGATCGCCTCGATGTGGGCGGTTTTGACTCGGCTGGAAGAACCCAAAAAGGCAAACCTGACCCTCATGCAGAAACTCAAGCTCTACGACGGAAAAACCCTTCCCGGTTTTACCGAAGACAATGTCAAGGAGTTGAGGAAAGAGGCTTACAGGGAAGGGATGGAGGGGATTTCACCCCGTTATATCCAGGATAAAATATCCAATGCCCTCGTCTCCGACGTGGGGGGCGGGTGCGTCAATCCGTTCATGGTCCTGAATGAGCTGGAATCGGGGCTGAAGCATCACTCGCTCATTTCCAGCGAGGACCAGAGAAAAAAATTCGTCGAACTCCTGACGCTGGCCAAGGAGGAATACGACGACATCGTGAAAAACGAGGTCCAACGGGCCATCGCGGCCGACGAGGACGCCATCTCGCGGCTCTGCTCCAACTACGTGGACAACATCAAGGCCTACACGCAAAAGGAGCGGGTGCGGAACAAATACACCGGCCAGGACGAGGAACCGGATGAACGCCTCATGCGGTCGATCGAGGAAAAAATAGACATCCCCGAATCGCGCAAGGACGACTTCCGCCGGGAGATCATGAACTACATCGGGGCTCTGGCCGTCGAAGGCAAAAAGTTCGACTACCGGACCAACGAGCGGCTCCACAAGGCGCTTGAACTGAAGCTCTTCGAGGACCAGAAGGACACCATCAAGCTCACCAGCCTTGTCTCCAGCGTGGTGGACAAGGATACGCAGGAAAAGATCGACATCGTCAAGTCGCGGATGACCAAAAACTACGGCTATTGCGACGTCTGTTCCACCGACGTGCTCAACTATGTGGCGTCGATTTTTGCGAGGGGGGACATTAAAGAAAAGCATTAAGTGCCCGGGTGCCCTGGTGCCTGAGTGCCTGGGTAAGAACGCGGGCACGCAGGCACACAGGCCCGTGGGCACGTGAATGTGATATTAAAAATCGAACAAGACTACAGCCGCTTCAAACAGATTGTTCGAGGCAAAATCAAACAGGAGTTGAGGAAGTTCATCACCCGCGGCGAGTTGATCGGAAGGCAGGGAAAAAAATTCATCAGCATCCCCATTCCGCAGATCGACATCCCCCGCTTTCGCTACGAAGACCGCCAGATGGGAGGGGTGGGGCAGGGCGAAGGGGCGGTCGGCACTCCGATTGCCGTCGATTCCGAGGGGGAGGGACAGACGCAGGCGGGCAATGCCCCTTCCGAACATATCCTGGAGGTGGATGTCCCGCTCGAGGAGATGGCCCAGCTTTTGGGCGAGGAACTGGAGCTTCCGCGCATCCTCCCCAAGGGGACCGACCGGGTTGTCTCCACAAAAACCGTCTATCGCGGCGTCCGCCCCGCGGGGCCGGAGTCGCTCCGCCATTTCAAGCGGACCTACAAACAGGCGCTCAAAAGGCAGATCCTCTCCGGCGGGTACAACCTCAATCGCCCGATCGTCATCCCCTACGGCGAGGACAAGCGCTATCGGAGCTTCAAGGTGATTCAGGAGCGCGAACGCAGGGCCGTGATCATCTACATGATGGATGTCTCCGGCTCGATGGGACAGGAACAGAAAGAGATCGTCCGCATCGAGACCTTCTGGATCGACATGTGGCTCCGCTCGCAATACAAGGGGCTGGAAACCCGCTACATCATCCATGACGCCGTGGCCCGCGAGGTGGATGCCGACACCTTCTATCACACGCGGGAGTCGGGGGGGACCATCATCTCGTCGGCCTACCGCCTGGCCTTGAAGATCGTCCAGGAAAATTATCCCCCCTCGGAATGGAATATCTACCCCTTCCATTTTTCCGACGGCGACAACTGGTCGGGTAACGACACCATGGAGTGCCTGAATCTGATGGAAAAGGAGTTTTTCCCCGTCTGCAACGTCTTTTGCTACGGGCAGGTGGAGAGCGAATACGGGAGCGGCCAGTTCCTGAAGGACCTGAAAGACCGGTTCGGCGAGAGTCCCGATTGTCTGCTGACATCCAAGATCGAGGGGAAAGAGGGGATTATCGAGTCGATAAAGGCGTTCCTCGGAAAAGGGAAATGAGTGCCTGTGTGCCCGCGTGCCCGTGTTTACGCAGGCACCCGGGCACTCGGGCACGTGAACACGTAAATGCTGACACCCGAACTCGAAAAATGGCGGATTGAAATCGAAAAAGAGGCCAGAACCCAGGGACTCGATTTTTTCGAGACCATCTTTGAAATCCTCGACTGGAAGCAGATGAACGAGGTGGCCTCCTACGGCGGCTTTCCCAATCGCTATCCCCACTGGCGATTTGGCATGGAGTACGAGCATCTCTCCAAGAGCCATTCCTACGGCCTCTCCAAAATCTACGAGATGGTTATCAACAACAACCCCTGCTATGCCTATCTTCTCCACTCAAACAAACTGGTCGACCAGAAGATGGTGATGAGCCACGTGTACGGCCACTGCGATTTTTTCAAAAACAACGTCTTTTTCTCCCCCACCAACCGCCGGACGATCGATGTCATGGCCAACCACAAAACGAGGATTCAGCGCGCCGTCAACAGGCATGGCTATACGGTGGTGGAGAGCTTCATCGATGTCTGCCTCTCGCTGGAAAACCTGATCGACTGCTATGCCCCCCTCATCCGGAGGAAAAAGGAGGAAAAGCGCCCGCCGCTCGCCGAAGAGGAAGAGGAAGAGGTCACCGAAAAGATAAACGTGAAAAAGCTCCCGGTACAGCGCGAATATCTGGAGCGGTACATCAACCCCAAAGAATTCATCGAAAGTCAGCGCAAAAAGGCCTTGACCAAAATAGAGGAGCAAAAAAAATTCCCCGCCGAACCGGCAAGGGACGTGCTGGCGTTCCTGGTTGAAACGGCCCCCCTGGAAAATTGGCAGAGGGACATCCTCTCCATCATCCGCGAGGAGGCCTATTACTTCGCCCCGCAGGCCCAGACCAAGATCATGAACGAGGGGTGGGCCACCTACTGGCACAGCAAAATCATGACGACAAAAATTTTGACGGACGGCGAGATCATCGACTTTGCCGATCATCATTCGGGCACCATTTCGGCGGGAATGGGCCGCCTCAACCCCTACAAGATCGGCCTCGAGCTGTTCCGCGATATCGAGGAGCGCTGGAACAAGGGGCGTTTCGGCAAGGAATATGATGAATGCGACAGCATGGTGGAAAAACTGAACTGGAACCGGAATTTGGGGCTGGGGAAAAAGAAAATTTTCGAGGTGCGCAAAATTTACAACGACGTCACCTTCATCGACACCTTTCTGACGCCGGAATTTTGCGCCGAACACAAGCTGTTCGCCTTCGACTACAACCGCAACAACTCGACCTACGAGATTTCCTCGCGGGATTTTCCGGCGGTGAAAAAAAAGCTTCTTTTCCAGCTCACCAATTTCGGCCAGCCGTTTGTCGAGGTGATGGACGCCAATTACGGCAACCGGGGGGAGCTTCTCCTTTTTCACCGGCACGAAGGGGTCGATCTGCGCCTCGACTATGCCCGTGAGGTGCTGAAAAACCTGCATGTCCTCTGGAAGCGGCCGGTGCTTGTTGAAACGCGGGTGGACGACCGGATGAAGATTTTTGCCTTCGACGGGAAGGAGCATAAAGAATTCGATTCCAAAGAAGGGGCTTAGATGCTAGGATACACTCCGTTTCGGAAAACCAAAACTTCAACAGGAGGGGAAAAATATGCTCGTTAACGTCGCCAAGAGGGAAAGAAATTTGCGCCTTTTAATCGCCGTTCTGTCGGCGATATGCATCTGGCGGCTCCGGATGCCTCCGTGGGCCGACTATGCCCTGGGGGCGGTGGCCGTTGTCTCGCTCGTCACCGGCCTTTTAAGATACTGTCCCTTGAACCATCTCTTCAAGGTCAAGTCGGCAAGTTAAAGAAATATTTTCCCGCCCACATCCCGAAAACGATATCAAAACGATATCAGGTCTTGACCATGGACCAGATTGAATTGTGCGCCGCCACGGCAACCACGCCGAGGAAAAATCCCCGCCACCGATCCGGCGGTTCCTTAAAGGCCCGCCGGAACGTCCTGCCGAGCCCGTATCTGTTTACGGAGGTGTATGGGGTGCCCCTCCACCGATGAAAAAAGACAATGAAAAAAGACAATTGATCTTAGGCGAGAAATGGATGAAAATGTCCGATGAAGCGGTAACCTCTGAAATTGCCCGATCTTCTTAGTGGGATGCGTTCTTCAGCAAGAAAATTTGAACAGGCGGATGTGGCGGTTAAAGTTTACTTCACCGAAGATGCCATTTGTCTGCAATTAAGCGACGGAAGAGAGGTCAAAGCGCCACTGGAGTTTTATCCGCGCCTGAAAAATGCGACAAAAAAACAAAGGGGCCATTTTCAGTTGATCGGTTTGGGCACCGGCATTCACTGGCCCGATTTGGACGAGGATCTTTCGGTGGAGGGTATTGTTCTGGGCCGGCGAGCCATCATTTAACGTTCCCAAGGCTGTCGCCAGGGCCGGCTATCCCCTCAAACAAATCCCGCAAGTGAGCCCTTCGACTTCGCTTCCCTCAACTCCGCTCCCTTCGGCTTCGCTCAGGGCAAGCGGGACAGGCAGGGCAAGCTGGAACACCCTTCCAAGCCCGTATCCTTTCACGGAGGTGTATGAGGTGCCTGCCGAAGAAGTCCCTTGAATTTCAGCATTGTTTTGCCTAGAATAAGAACATGTCTCATCAGCAATATCATTTTACGGTGATCATCGAGCCGTGTGAAGAGGGGGGCTACTATGCCGAATGTCCCGCTTTTCAGGGGTGTCATGTTCAAGGGGAAACCTACGAAGAGACTCTCGGTGAAATGAGGCACGCCGTTCATGCTTTCATCGAGGAATACCGGAAGCACAAAGAGGCCATTCCCGATGACCAAGTCACGGTCACTTCTCTGCGAGTTGCGGTTTGAAATTCATTCATGTCCGTTCATTTCCCAGTTGTCACTTCTAAAGAAATAATCAAGGTGCTCGAAAAAATCGGTTTTGTCTTTGTCCGTCAAACCGGTTCCAGTCACGCTATTTATCGGCGCCCGTCGGACAATCGACGGACGGTTGTCCCGGTTCACTCGTCAACGCAGATTAAAAGACGAACGCTCAAATCAATTTTGACGGATGCGGGGTTAACTGTGGAAGATCTCAGAAAGTTGTTGTGAGAAGCGGGCTTCGACCCGAAGTTTATCAGGCGCCTCTCCGCTATTTTCCATTTGTCTCCATAAAAACCTGTGTGTTACAAGCAGGCAATGGACGAAAAGTATCAGCCGCAATCCATTGAAACCCGCTGGCAGAAACAGTGGGAAAAAAACAAGACCTTCGCCGCCGGCGAAAACCCCCAAAAGCAGAAATATTATCTCCTCGAGATGTTTCCCTACCCATCCGGAAGAATCCACATGGGGCATGTGCGGAACTACACCATCGGCGACGTGATCGCCCGGTACAAGAGGATGAAGGGTTTTCATGTCCTTCACCCCATGGGCTGGGACGCCTTCGGCATGCCCGCCGAAAATGCCGCCATCCAGAACCGGACCCACCCCGCCAAGTGGACGCGCGACAATATCAATACGATGCGCGATCAGCTCAAGCGCCTTGGGTTTAGCTACGACTGGTCGCGCGAGGTGAACACCTCAGATCCCGCCTATTACAGATGGGAACAGCTCTTTTTTCTCCAGATGTGGGAGAGGGGTCTTGTCTTCCGCAAAGAATCTTTGGTCAACTGGTGCGAGACCTGTCAGACGGTGTTGGCCAACGAGCAGGTATTGGACGGCCACTGCTGGCGGTGCGAGATGGTCGTTGCGCAAAAACCGCTGGAGCAGTGGTTTTTTAAAATCACCAATTACGCCGACGAACTTCTCTCATCGCTGGAAATTCTGAAAGAGGGATGGCCGGAACGGGTGCTGACGATGCAAAGGGAGTGGATTGGCCGCTCCCAGGGGGCGACAATCGATTTTCCCATCGAGGCAACCGATCAAAAGATCACCGTCTTTACGACGCGCCCCGATACCCTCTTCGGGGCCACTTTTATGTCACTGGCGCCCGAAAACCCGCTGGTGGAAAAACTGATTGAAAATTCTCCAAACACCGCCGAGGTGAGGGCCTTTGTGGCAAAGGCAAAAGGTATCCAAAAACAGGGAGGGGCCGATTATGAAAAAGAGGGGATTTTCACCGGGGCTTACTGCCTCAATCCAGTGGTCAAGCGGCAAATGCCCATTTATGTCACCAATTTTGTCGTCATGGAATACGGCACCGGCGCGGTAATGGCCGTTCCCGCGCATGACCAGCGCGACTTCGATTTCGCGCACAAGTACAAACTGCCGGTGATCCTTGTCATTACGCCCGCCGGAAAGGTCGTTGACCCCAAAAGCATGGAGGCCGCCTTTGAGGAGGAGGGGGTTTTGGTCAATTCGGGTCAGTTTTCCGGGATGAAAAGCGCCATCGCAAAGCTGGCGATCGTCGATTATCTCGAACGCAAAAAAATCGGACGAAGAAAGGTCCAATACAAATTGCGCGACTGGGGGATTTCGCGTCAGCGCTACTGGGGGACGCCGATTCCGGCGGTTTATTGCCCGACATGCGGCGTCGTCCCGGCACATGAAGAGGATCTTCCGATCGTTCTCCCCCCCGATGTTCAACTGACCGGCCGGGAAGGGTCGCCGCTGGCCCGACACGAATCTTTTTTAAAAACCGCCTGTCCCAAATGCGGCGGAGAGGCCAGGCGCGAGACCGACACGATGGATACGTTTGTGGAGTCGTCATGGTATTTTTTCCGTTATGTCGATCCGCAAAATACGGCGGAGCCGTTCAACAAAGAGAAGGTTGCCACCTGGTGCCCGGTCGATCAGTACATCGGGGGCATCGAGCACGCGGTTTTGCATCTTCTTTATTCCCGGTTTTTTACGCAGGTTCTGCGCGACCTCGGCTACCTGAACTTGAGCGAACCGTTCGAGCGTCTGCTGACGCAGGGGATGGTCATCAAGGAGGGGGCCAAGATGAGCAAGTCGCGTGGCAATGTGGTCGATCCGAATTATCTCATCGACCAGTACGGCGCCGACACGGCAAGGCTCTTTGTCCTTTTTGCCTCGCCTCCGGAGCGCGACCTCGAATGGTCCGATCAGGGGGTGGAGGGGTGTTTCCGTTTTTTGAACCGGGTCTGGCGGCTGGTCTACGACACGGTGAACAACCGCTGGCCGGGGAATGGGGACGATCCGGAGCTTGCCTTCCAGATCAACAAGACCATCAAAAAAGTCACCGACGACATCGAGAAGGATTTTCACTTCAACACCGCCATTGCCGCCATCATGGAACTGGTCAATTATCTGGCCAAAATCGCCCCGCAGTCGGGATTGTCAGCCTCTTTCAAACAGGCGCTAAAAACCATGATTGTCCTGATATCTCCGATGGTGCCGCACATCGCCGAGGAGATGGGCGAGGTTTTGGGGATTGAAGGGGGTGTTTCTGAACAGCCGTGGCCTTCTTATGATGAGACGGTTCTCGAAAAGCGGGCGATTACCGTTGTGGTGCAGGTGAACGGCAAGGTGCGCGCCCAATTAAGCGTTGCCCCCGACAGCCCGGAGGACGAGATCAAAACTGCCGCCCGCGCGCATGAAAAAATTATTCCCTATCTTGAAGGAAAAAATGTGGCGAAGACGGTGTATGTCCCGGGGCGGTTGGTGAATTTTGTGGTGTCATGACCAAACCCATCACGATTCTTGTTGGCGACGATGCCTGTCTTTTAAACCGCGAATTGGCGCGTCTTCAAAAAAAGCACCTCGATCCGGCGACAAAAGATTTCAATTTCGACCGTTTTTCGGCGGCGGAGGAGCCGCCCGCGAAGATTATCGACGCCTTGAGCCTCCTCCCCATGATGGCGGAATCGCGTCTGGTAATCGTCCGCGACGCGGACAAAATCGGGAAAGACGATTTCGACCAATGGCTTAAATACCTTCAAAACCCCTCGCCCACCACGCAACTGGTTCTGATTGCCCCCAAAATCGACAAGCGTCTCGGCCTGTGGAAGACAGCCGTCAAAGAGGGGACGCTTATCGAATTGAAGCCGCCCTATCCCAACCAGATTCCCCAATGGGTTTCAGGCGAGGCGCGGAAGATGGGAATCGACATCACGATGGAGGCGGCTTACGGCTTGGGCGAATCGGTGGGGCCAAGCCCGATGGGGCTTGTCTCGGCGCTGGAAAAGCTGGCGATCTATGTCTTCCCGCGCACCCGGATTGAACTTGCCGATGTGCAAACTGCCTCGGGCAGTTTTTCAAAAACGGTTTTCGATTTCACCGAAAAAGTGGGGGAAAGAAATTTAAAAGAGGCGATGGGAATTTTGAATGGATTGACGGAACAGGGGGAACCGCCGGTCCGGCTGGTTTTCATGTTGGCGCGTCATTTTCGTCTGCTTCTTCTGGCGCAGGAGGGTGTCAGGGAGCGGCTCTCCGAACAGGAGATGTCTTTCCGTCTCGGCGTTCCTCCTTTTTTTGTGAAGGATTATCTTCGTCAGGCCCGAAAAATCGCCTTTCCCGCGCTCAAAAAAATCTATGCCCGGCTTCTCGCCTGCGACCGGGCGCTTAAAAGAAGCCCGCTGGAACCGCGCCATGTGGTCGATCGGTTCCTCATGCAGGTTTGTCTATGATCCCGATTCCCAACCTGATCATCGGCGGGGGAATTGCCGGCGTTGCGATTGCCGTTGAACTTCTTCAACGCGGGTCCGATTTTTGTCTTCTCGAATCCACTCCCCGTCTGGGAGGCAAGGTCGAGTCCCTGTCGACCGATAAGGCCCACTTCGAATTCGGCCCCAATGCCCTGGCAGGCGTTTCCCCGGAAATGACACAACTCCTCGAACGGCTGGATCTGGCCGGTTCGCTTGTCGAGGCAAATTCCGTCGCGCGTCGGCGGTTTATTTTAAAGAACGGCAAGCCGACCCTCCTCCCGTCAAAGCCCCCGCAGATTTTGACCACAACGGCGCTCTCTCCCCGGGGGCGGATCCGGTTTTTGGCCGAAGCGGTTCATGTCCCGAGGAGAAAAAAAGAGGAAGAGTCGGTCTGGGATTTTTTTGCGCGGCATTTTGGCACCGAAACCGCAAAATACATCGCCGATCCCTTTGTCTCCGGAATCTTCGCCGGCGACGCAAAACAGATATCCCTTTCCGCGGCCTTTCCTACGATGGCGGAGGCCTAAAACAAGGCCTCTTCACTGATCCGCTATCTCCTGTCCCAAAGAAAAACGATGAAAACCGATCCCCGGCTCTATCAGCTTAAAGGGGGGTTGGAGTCCATTTTCCACAGCGCCCGGAAAAAAATGGGGATAGAGCGGGTCCGGTTGAATGAGGCGGCTCTCGATCTGGTGGTGGAAGGGAAAAAACTGCGGGTTTTAACCGGCCGGGGGGA
Proteins encoded in this region:
- a CDS encoding leucine--tRNA ligase — protein: MDEKYQPQSIETRWQKQWEKNKTFAAGENPQKQKYYLLEMFPYPSGRIHMGHVRNYTIGDVIARYKRMKGFHVLHPMGWDAFGMPAENAAIQNRTHPAKWTRDNINTMRDQLKRLGFSYDWSREVNTSDPAYYRWEQLFFLQMWERGLVFRKESLVNWCETCQTVLANEQVLDGHCWRCEMVVAQKPLEQWFFKITNYADELLSSLEILKEGWPERVLTMQREWIGRSQGATIDFPIEATDQKITVFTTRPDTLFGATFMSLAPENPLVEKLIENSPNTAEVRAFVAKAKGIQKQGGADYEKEGIFTGAYCLNPVVKRQMPIYVTNFVVMEYGTGAVMAVPAHDQRDFDFAHKYKLPVILVITPAGKVVDPKSMEAAFEEEGVLVNSGQFSGMKSAIAKLAIVDYLERKKIGRRKVQYKLRDWGISRQRYWGTPIPAVYCPTCGVVPAHEEDLPIVLPPDVQLTGREGSPLARHESFLKTACPKCGGEARRETDTMDTFVESSWYFFRYVDPQNTAEPFNKEKVATWCPVDQYIGGIEHAVLHLLYSRFFTQVLRDLGYLNLSEPFERLLTQGMVIKEGAKMSKSRGNVVDPNYLIDQYGADTARLFVLFASPPERDLEWSDQGVEGCFRFLNRVWRLVYDTVNNRWPGNGDDPELAFQINKTIKKVTDDIEKDFHFNTAIAAIMELVNYLAKIAPQSGLSASFKQALKTMIVLISPMVPHIAEEMGEVLGIEGGVSEQPWPSYDETVLEKRAITVVVQVNGKVRAQLSVAPDSPEDEIKTAARAHEKIIPYLEGKNVAKTVYVPGRLVNFVVS
- the holA gene encoding DNA polymerase III subunit delta; the protein is MTKPITILVGDDACLLNRELARLQKKHLDPATKDFNFDRFSAAEEPPAKIIDALSLLPMMAESRLVIVRDADKIGKDDFDQWLKYLQNPSPTTQLVLIAPKIDKRLGLWKTAVKEGTLIELKPPYPNQIPQWVSGEARKMGIDITMEAAYGLGESVGPSPMGLVSALEKLAIYVFPRTRIELADVQTASGSFSKTVFDFTEKVGERNLKEAMGILNGLTEQGEPPVRLVFMLARHFRLLLLAQEGVRERLSEQEMSFRLGVPPFFVKDYLRQARKIAFPALKKIYARLLACDRALKRSPLEPRHVVDRFLMQVCL
- the hemG gene encoding protoporphyrinogen oxidase translates to MIPIPNLIIGGGIAGVAIAVELLQRGSDFCLLESTPRLGGKVESLSTDKAHFEFGPNALAGVSPEMTQLLERLDLAGSLVEANSVARRRFILKNGKPTLLPSKPPQILTTTALSPRGRIRFLAEAVHVPRRKKEEESVWDFFARHFGTETAKYIADPFVSGIFAGDAKQISLSAAFPTMAEA